The sequence ACCGTGCGGGCATGACCATGGGGAGAGTTCAGGTCGAAAACGGCGAATTGGCGTACGAGGCCCGGGGTGACGGCGATCCGGTGATCCTGCTGCACGGCGGGATCCTCGACTCCCGGATGTGGGACGCCGAGATGACGGCGCTCGCACCACACCACACCGCCATCCGGTACGACGCGCGCGGGCACGGCGATTCCTCGACACCGACGCAGCGGTTCAAGCACTACGAGGATCTCCGCGAACTGATGACCGCGCTGGGACTCCCCCGCGCGTCTCTGGTCGGCTTGTCCGGTGGCGGCCGGATCGCGGTCGATTTCGCGCTGACCTACCCGGATCTGGTCGAGAACCTCGTGCTCGTCGCCACCGGCCTCAGCGCGATGGTGACGAAGGATCCTTTTGTCTTGGAACAGAACAAGAAGCTCGAAGAGGCC comes from Amycolatopsis lurida and encodes:
- a CDS encoding alpha/beta fold hydrolase, producing the protein MTMGRVQVENGELAYEARGDGDPVILLHGGILDSRMWDAEMTALAPHHTAIRYDARGHGDSSTPTQRFKHYEDLRELMTALGLPRASLVGLSGGGRIAVDFALTYPDLVENLVLVATGLSAMVTKDPFVLEQNKKLEEAGSRGDLPGAIECILRMWVDGPRRAPADVDQRVRRLCQEMYTQTVVRHGLSGFTLMDELRAVERLGELTPRTLTLVGDLDSSDILALACQIESEARDARKLVVPGVAHMINLEKPAEFSRTVLDFLACS